The Paenibacillus dendritiformis region CGAGCAGATCGACGGACGGCCTTCGCGGGCTACCGTCTCCTCATAATGCAGCAGGCGGCGGCCGGCCGCGAACCAGCGGAAGCGCCCGGCGCTGGAAGCTTCCCGGCGGGAGCGGCCGATGTCCGCGGCATCCGCGGCGGCCCCGCCGATTCCGGCGAAGAGCCGGCACTTGAGGAGCTGCTCCGTCCGGCGGAGCGCCTCGTCCCAGCCGCAGGGCAGACGGCCGGGGGCCGGCTCCGTCCGGCGCAGCGCCAGCAGCCGCTGCTCGTGCCGGACGACCGGGCCGCCAAGCAGCTCGGCCAGCAGATTAGCGGCCGCGAACAGCAGCAGCCCGTGCCGGGCTTCGCCCCAGCCGTCCGCCGCGATGACGGCCGCCTCATACGAAGCCGCATTGCTTCCGCTTCCCTGCGGGGCGCCGTCGCGGCGGAACAATTCGGCGGCTAGCCGGCGGCAATCTTCCGCAGGCAGCGGCTCGGTCAGCAGCTTCAGCACCTGGCGCTCCCGGTGGGACGCCTCCTTCGCCGAATCATGCACCGCCGCGTCCTGCTTCTCCAGGATGCGCGCCTTCGCCCGCAGCGCCGCCTTCACGATATCGTCCGGGCGGCTCGTCTTCAGCAAATAATCGCATACCCCTTCCCGCAGCGCCCGCTGGGCGTAATGGAAATCATCGTAGCCGGTCAAAATCAGCGTCTCCGTATGCGGACTCACCTCGCGGATATGGGCCGCCAGGGCGATTCCGTCGGCGCCGGTCATCCGGATATCCGTCAGCACGAGATGCGGCTTCTCCGTTCCGATCATCTCCATCGCTTCCTCGGCGGAGGCGCAGGGCGGAAGCACCTCGAAGCCCAGCTCGTTCCACGGAATGACCTGGGCCAGTCCCGTCCGGATGATGACTTCATCGTCGACAATCAATATTTTCACGGATATCTCCCCTTCACGTGTAATTCATCTGGTGCTTCGGCCCACCGGGATGGAAAAGGAGACCGCTGTCCCTTCCCCTGGCTGGCTCTCAATATGCAGCTCCGCTCCGGTTCCGTAATGGAGAAGCAGGCGGCGCTGTACGTTGAACAGACCGTATCCGCTGCCTCCCGAACGGGATGCTTCGGCATTCGCCGCGGCTGGCTCCGGGGCGCTCAGCCGCTCCCTGACCCGCTCCAGCTCTTCCGGGCCGAGACCTCCGCCGTTATCCTGAACCGTGAATCGGACCCGGCCGCTGTCAACCATGACAATCTCAATAAGCAGGCGGCCTCCCGATGCCGGATAGGCCGGAAGCAGACCATGAGTGATAGCGTTTTCAACGAGAGGCTGCAGCAGCACCTTCAGCATCGTACATTCCTTCAGCTCCTCCGGCAAATGAATGCGGTAATCGAAACGCCCGGGATAACGAACCGATTGGATCTCCAAGTAATTCGCCACATGCTCGGTCTCCTGTTCGAGCGAACAGGTCTCCAGGCCCCGGTTCAGGCTGAAGCGCAGGAAATCTCCAAGCGCGCCGACGAGATTGGCAATGCGGCTGTTTCCTTCCATGTAGGCCATCCATTGAACCGATGACAAGGTGTTGTACAAAAAATGCGGATGGATTTGCGCCTGGAGGGCCAGCAGATCCGCTTCCTTTTTCCGGGCCTCGTTCTCCTTCACCTGCTCCGTCAGGCTGCGGATATTGTCGCTCAATTGGTTGTAGCTGTGCACAAGCATTCCGATCTCGTCGCTGGACGTCTGCGGCAGCGGCCGGAACGGCCGTTCCGGCTGCACGGCGCCGATCGATCGGGCGAGCCGTATGATTGGCTTCGTCACCCGCTTGACGACATAAGCGGCCACGGCGGCAATCACCGCGATGACGATCGCGACGGTGACAGCTGTGAATTGAAGCAGGTAACTGTTCTGGGCACTGAAAGTCTGATAGGGAATGAGCGCATATACGCTCCACGGGGCAATCGGCACGGACATCGACACAACAATGTGGCGGTCGCTGCCTTCCCCCATCTCCGAGAAGCGTGCGGCGCCGGCAGGCGCCTCTTGCCCGGCAAGGGATCTCAGCTTCACGGACCACTGCTCAGCCGCGTCCCGATCGGCGTTGGCTGCGACGATATTGCCGTCCGCATCCAGCAAGAACAGACTGCCGCCGCCATCTACCGCCGCCTCGCGCAGCCGCTCAGCCAATGCGTCTCCGTCAATGCCGATCGACAGCATGCCGAGCTTGTCGAAATTATTCATATTGCGAATCGGACGCACGAGCGAGACGATCCGCTTCTGGCCCAGCGTCGTGTCGCTGAGCGTCGGCGGCGACCACCAGACCGGGTGTTCCTCCCAATACGCTTCGTCGGACGGGGCCTGCCCGAACAGATGGGACGACAGCACCGTCGTATTGGACAGCTCCGGGTTGCCGTTCAGCGGGATGATGCGGATGTCTGCGATGTAGCTTTTGGAAAAGGCAAGGTTCGTCAAAAAACCGACCATGCGCAAATAATCGTTCGCGCTTGCCCGGTCCTTGGCCAAATATTGCTGGACATCATGCTGTCCGATTAAAAAGATCGACATGTTCTCCACGTCCTGGGCGATCGTCTCCAAAATGGCGCTAATCTGCCGCAGCGTATTGAGGCTCGCCTGCTTGCTCTTCTCTTCGCTAATCGACCATGCCGTCCGGTAGGAGACGTAGCCGAGCAGCAGCACAGGGATGATGATGCAGGCGATCAGCAGGATCGATAATTTGCGGTGCAGCGAACGGGTCATCCAGCGCATAACATTCCCCCTTTCTCGGGTAAGCTCAGCAATAGATGTGGTTCAAAGCTGCAATCAGAGCTTGTCGCATTCAAATGTGAGATATGGAAAAGCATCCGCCAATCCTGTATTGTTGTAAGTTCCATCACACAACACAAGGAGAGGCAGATGCCCGTTCAGTATATCAACGACTTGAACGATTTGCCAAGCTAAATATCTGTTACCGATCCCGGAATCATTGGGACGGGCGGCGGCCAGCTTGCGTGGCGCAATAGAAAGGAAGGCGTCACAAAGGGGCGGCTACATCGATTGCTCCAAAAAGCTTGTTGGAGAGTGCCCAATGTATTTCTTGAACACTTGACTAAAATATTTATATTCTTGGAAACCAACCCGTTCCGCGATTTCATAGATTAAGAGATCCCCTTGCTTCAGCAATTCAATGGCCTTGATCATCCGGTATCTGTTAAGAAAATCATTGAATGTATAGCTTGTTTCCTCTTTAAATTTGGAGTATAAATAGACCGTTGAAATCTGAAGGCTGGCGCTAAGATCATTGATAGAAATTTTTTGTGAATAATGGTGCTTAATATATTCAATCATGCTGTCTACATATTTCGTTTTATTATGTCGAACTTCAAGGTATTGAATATCCAATAACTCATTGTAGAAATGTCGCTCTTCAAAGGACTTTTTCTCGTTTTGGCGCTGTCGTTTTAATTGTATTTTGGCGATGAGCTTGACCATCGCCGCATGTAATTTGTCAAAGTCAATCGGCTTCAACAAATATTCGCTTACGGATAGCGATATCGCCTGCCGGGCATATTCAAACTCGCTATATCCGGAAATAATGATGGCTTCATAGTCATGCTCTGCTTTACTTTGCTTTAACATTTGGATTCCATCTTGAAAAGGCATTCTCACGTCGGTAATGACAATATCAGGCTGCAGCTCCTTGATTTTGGCCACGCCCTCGATTCCATCTTCAGCTCTTCCCACGACGATACAATTCAGCTTCGGCCAGTCCACCATATAGGTCAGACCATTTCGAATAATATCCTCATCTTCTACGATTAATACCTTATACATTGTTCACATCTCCTATATAAGGGATTCTCGCTATCACTGTTGTCCCGGCGCCGTGTCTGCTTTGTATGGAAAGCCCGTAAGCCGGTCCGTATAAAAGCTGCATCACTCGATGGGAGTTGTATAATCCGACATGCTCTGGCATGGCATCCTTATCGTCTAATAACTTTCGGATATAATCGAGCCTTTCCTCCTCCATCCCTTGTCCGTTATCCTCGACTGCGATTTCAATGTCATCCCCGGCTTGTCTAATCGTAATCCGGATCAATAAATGCTTCGTATGCTCAAGTCCATGCTTGATGCTGTTTTCAATGATGGGCTGCAATAATAATTTCGGTATTTTATAGTCCAAAAGGGCCGGATCGATATCCATCTCATAATCTAATCTTGTGTTAAATCTCATTTTTTGCAGCCGCAAATAGTCTTCCATGTAACCTATATCGGTGTGGAGCGCGACATCTCCATTGCCATAATGAATATAATATCTCATTAAATTAGCAAACATCACCACAATATTTGATGCGTTCCTGGCATCAAATAACATCTCATACCTCAGCATTTCCAACACATTAAACACAAAATGCGGATTAAACTGATTTTCTAAATGCTTAATCTCCATTTTTCTCTTTCTTTCCGCGATTTCATCATTATGCTTCATCAGCAGCTGTATCTTGGACATCATGTTATTAAATTCATCATAAATGGTTTGAAATTCATCAAAGGTTCTCGCTTCAAGCCTGTAATCCATGTTCCCCTGCTTATATTGATCCACGGCAGAGATGAAGGAGTCAAAGGATTGCAGATTGCGCTTCATGAGCTTCGGCACGACTAAATGGATCAAGGCCAGCAGAATCAGGCCTGAGCCCAATAAAATGACGATTCCTATCACCAGAAACTGCGTGAAATTGTTCATGGATGTCATCGTAAGAATATGGATGTTCCCATTCCCTGTTTCATTCGCTGTCATATAGTAATAGGAATCATGAATCGCGATTATTTTTTGATCGGTCCGGTACGGAATCGTGGATTTGCCCATGCCGTTTCTTAGCGAGTCATGTGAGGTATAGATAATGTTGTCAAACCGATCCGCCACCACAATCATATCGGCATCTCTAGTATGGATGTAGGCGCCCAGGTCCGTGAGAAAAAACAGGAGGTAACCGCGCACTTCATTGCCGCTGGTTATCGGCTTGGCCAACAAGTACGGTGATTTCCGAAATTGCTCGAAGGATATTTTATTTATGCCGCCATAAACTTCATTTCCCTGTTCCTGAAGCTTCAACAACAAATCCTTGAGCACGTAGCTATTGGATAAAATCTTTTGGTCGCTTTGATAAAAATTCGTGGAGACGATATGCTGCTTGTGATCCAAAAGAACAAAGTTTGCTTTTATTTTTCGCTCCTTAACACACCGGTAAAGTAATTGATTCGCTTCAATGAATCCGTTTTTATTTTCGAAAACAGATCGTATCGTTTTGTCCTCAGTCAGCCTGTCCAGTCCCTCTGCGTATTGCTGAACCTCTGTCTCTATGAGCTGGCTAAGCCCCGCATTATAGGATCGATTCGTCTGAACGATGGTTTCCCTGCACGTGAGAAGCAAGGAAAGTATAAACAATGCAAAAATCAATAACACAAGAACGGCCCCGGAACGAACAAACGTTTTCCTGATATAGTCTTTGAACTTATTGGATTTTTGCATCATTCACATCACCTGACGTTTCTTAGAATGATAGTTTCTCCCCACCCCATCTGCTGCATGGCTTGCTTGTGACCGTAACGTAAAGGCTGCCCCGCTTTACTCCATAGCTCATCTCATCCATCGGGACGCTGTGCCGCACATTCTGTGCAGGCGCCAGGAACCCGGGATACTTGCATTGTTCGCGCCAACCTATGGAGTAAAGCGAAGAGCTTCGGAACGGGCTTATCTTGCGCTGCTATACACTAATGTCTTTCTTCCCTGTCAGCTTGAAGAACAGGAACAGCGAGAGGATGGAGGTCAGCGTTAATAGGGTCGAATACGCTGATGCGTTTCCATAATTACCTCGAATCACCTCTGTATATACAGACACTGTTAACGTTTGGGTCTTGCTCGTGTACAGGATGATCGATGCGCTTAATTCACTAATGACGGTAATCCAGCTCATTATCGCGCCGGCGATAACGCCAGGCATCATCATCGGCACAATCACTCTTGTAAACGCTTTCGTCTCAGATGCGCCCAAGCTGATGGCCGCTTCTTCAATACTGGGACTGATCTGGCTGATAATCGCCGTACTTGAACGAATCGTATACGGCATTCTTCGAATCGCAAAAGCCATAATCATAATAAACATCGTACCGCTTAACAGGAGCGGTGATTGACTGAAAGCAAAGAGAAAGGCAATCCCCAGCACCGAGCCCGGAATGATAAACGGAAACATCGAGATCGTATCTAAGGTGGATGTGAGGGCATTTCTTTTTCTTACGGTCAAATAGGAAATCATGATGCCGCATACCACAATAATCAGGATCGCCGCGATACCAATCAGGTACGTATTGAAAATAACCGAAGTATCTTTGTTAAATAAGATGTCCCGGTAGCTGTTCAACGAAAATCCGGACGTAAATACCTGGCCTCCCCTCGTTGCCAGGAAGGATGTAAAGATAACCACGCACTGAGGCAGGATGGCCAACAGAACCGTAAAGTAGACTGCTCCGTGCGCGATTATATTTTTCATCCCTTTACTTTGCTCAGGAACCATCGGCTTTAATGCGCTCATCGAATAGGAGTAGTATCTTGCAAGGATACGCTGAACCATGAATAAGCAGATGGTTAACAAGATAATAAGGACACACAGCGCAGCGGCAAATCCATCATCTCCCCCCACCTCGCTCATAAATTGAGTATAGATGAGGACGGGCATCGTCCTGAATCCTTCACCGATCAGCATCGGCGTCCCGAAGTCCGCAATGACACGCATAAAGACCAATAACGCGCTCGCCAAGACCGTAGGCATAATTAACGGGACAATAATTTTGAACACGCGCTGTACCGCCGAATAACCGAGACTCTCCGCGGCCTCATTCAGTGAATTGTCCAGATTCTGCAAGGCCCCCGAAATATAAATATAAATCAAAGGAAAGGATTGCAACGTCATAACGAGCACGATACCCGGAAATCCGTAAATTCCATTCAGTTGAACATGGAACAAATCATTAATGAATTGCGTAATCACGCCATTCCTGCCGAGCAATTGAATCCAGGCGTAAGCCCCGATAAATGGCGGCGACAGATATGAAATAATAATTAGGATTTGGAGATATTTGCTTCCCCTAATCTTCACTTTCCTCATGACATAGGCGATGGGCAAGCCGATGGCTACCGACAGCGCCGTCGTTACCAGCGTGACTTTAAAGCTGTTCACTAAGGTAATCCAGTAAAATTTTCGCTCAAAAAATTTGCTAAAGTAACTGAGAGTCAGTTCTCCCGTGTAAGGGTCAAAGATACTTTTTTTCAGGACCAGGACCAGCGGAAACAGAATAAAGAGAAGGAAAACAGCTAGAATAAGGATGGAAGAAATGTTCCAGACGCTAAATATTCGCTTCTTATTTGCCGCCATATTCGCCACCCGCTTTGATCAAACTCTCCTGTTTTTCGATATCAAAAATATTGATTTTATTCGCTTTCACTCGCAGATAGATTTCGCTTCCATTCGCGATAATGTCCGAGATATCGGCATCCTGGATCACTTCTACCGTCTCTCCGTCTGCCAGCTCGGCAAAATAATGCGTATTTACGCCCAGAAACATGCTGCTTTGCACAACCGCTCTGAGACCCTGTTGATCTGAACCGATAACAAACTCCTGCGGTCTTACGGATACGAAAACCTGTGTCCCGTCTGCTAGATGATCGGACAGGTTATGCATGCTCTCTCTATAGCGATTTCCGAAGTTGATCCACTTTTGCCCATCCTCTATTTCTACCTTTGCTTTTATTAAATTGGAGGTCCCGATAAACTTCGATACGAACACATTGGCCGGACGTTCATAGATCTGCTTCGGAGTGCCGATTTGCTGAATCACGCCGCCGTTCATTACCGCAATTCGATCCGAGATCGCCAATGCTTCCTCCTGATCATGAGTGACGTATACCGTGGTAATGCCTACCCGCTGCTGGATGCTTTTGATCGCGTTTCTCATTTCAATTCTTAATTTGGCATCCAGATTGGACAGCGGCTCGTCCATAAGCAATACTTGAGGATGAATGACCAAAGCTCTGGCTAAGGCCACGCGCTGCTGCTGCCCGCCAGACAGCTTGTCCGGCATTCTATCTTTATATTCTTCGATTTTGACCACATTTAAAATATCCTGAATTCTATTTTCGATTTCAGCTTTGGGCAGCTTCCTGTTCTTCAAGCCAAAAGCGACATTGTCCTTCACAGACATATGCGGAAAGATGGCATAATTTTGAAAAACCATTCCCATGTTGCGCTTATTTACGGGAATATCGTTTATCACCTGGTTATCAATTGTAATGACTCCATCATCAATCGAGTGAAAGCCGATAATCATGCGGAGCAACGTTGTTTTCCCGCACCCGGAGGGTCCCAACAGTGTAAAGAGTTCACCTTGCTTTATATTAAGCGATAAGCCGTCTATGATGGTTCTATCCTCAAAGCGTTTGACTACGTTGTCAACCTGAATTCCAACGCTCAATCTGCTCCCCTCCTCAATCCCTAGCTGAAAGTTTGACTTTTTGAACTCACACTTTTAGCAGCGATAGCTATCCCCGTTGTACACAAGTTAATCGAGAGATCTTTCAAGCAATTCGTTGAACTTAGCCGTAATCTCATCCTTATGATCAGACACCCAGCTTTCATCAAAATTTTTGGCTAAGACAATCTGTTCTGTCGGCACCATGTAAGAAGCAAGCTTTGCTCCTTCTCTAAGCGGTCTGACCGTAAGCTCGCTGCCTACTAAATTTTGTATTTTTTCAGACAGCATATAATCTACAAATTTTTGGGCGTTTTCAAGATTCTTCGCCCCTTTGATAATCTGGACCGATTCACCCGGGAACACGGCCCCTTCCT contains the following coding sequences:
- a CDS encoding helix-turn-helix domain-containing protein — encoded protein: MKILIVDDEVIIRTGLAQVIPWNELGFEVLPPCASAEEAMEMIGTEKPHLVLTDIRMTGADGIALAAHIREVSPHTETLILTGYDDFHYAQRALREGVCDYLLKTSRPDDIVKAALRAKARILEKQDAAVHDSAKEASHRERQVLKLLTEPLPAEDCRRLAAELFRRDGAPQGSGSNAASYEAAVIAADGWGEARHGLLLFAAANLLAELLGGPVVRHEQRLLALRRTEPAPGRLPCGWDEALRRTEQLLKCRLFAGIGGAAADAADIGRSRREASSAGRFRWFAAGRRLLHYEETVAREGRPSICSAQEEDGLLQALSSGRPERLRRWIGERVKELMAHPHATPDSIRSYGQSALIAAERWLERCAQAAAPLDRPAAEAWDGWSWQPHALADPAAAEPEQWEGSLFAALQEAMQIYRDRYADDAVPYVSRAMRYIREKADGSLTLQHVASVVNVHPNHLSDKFKQETGMNYIEYVTQARIARACRLLQDGAALVSDIARMVGYEDLKYFSQLFKKHMGCTPSEYRSSRSGGAAGGSDSVPAR
- a CDS encoding sensor histidine kinase, encoding MQKSNKFKDYIRKTFVRSGAVLVLLIFALFILSLLLTCRETIVQTNRSYNAGLSQLIETEVQQYAEGLDRLTEDKTIRSVFENKNGFIEANQLLYRCVKERKIKANFVLLDHKQHIVSTNFYQSDQKILSNSYVLKDLLLKLQEQGNEVYGGINKISFEQFRKSPYLLAKPITSGNEVRGYLLFFLTDLGAYIHTRDADMIVVADRFDNIIYTSHDSLRNGMGKSTIPYRTDQKIIAIHDSYYYMTANETGNGNIHILTMTSMNNFTQFLVIGIVILLGSGLILLALIHLVVPKLMKRNLQSFDSFISAVDQYKQGNMDYRLEARTFDEFQTIYDEFNNMMSKIQLLMKHNDEIAERKRKMEIKHLENQFNPHFVFNVLEMLRYEMLFDARNASNIVVMFANLMRYYIHYGNGDVALHTDIGYMEDYLRLQKMRFNTRLDYEMDIDPALLDYKIPKLLLQPIIENSIKHGLEHTKHLLIRITIRQAGDDIEIAVEDNGQGMEEERLDYIRKLLDDKDAMPEHVGLYNSHRVMQLLYGPAYGLSIQSRHGAGTTVIARIPYIGDVNNV
- a CDS encoding ABC transporter permease; this encodes MAANKKRIFSVWNISSILILAVFLLFILFPLVLVLKKSIFDPYTGELTLSYFSKFFERKFYWITLVNSFKVTLVTTALSVAIGLPIAYVMRKVKIRGSKYLQILIIISYLSPPFIGAYAWIQLLGRNGVITQFINDLFHVQLNGIYGFPGIVLVMTLQSFPLIYIYISGALQNLDNSLNEAAESLGYSAVQRVFKIIVPLIMPTVLASALLVFMRVIADFGTPMLIGEGFRTMPVLIYTQFMSEVGGDDGFAAALCVLIILLTICLFMVQRILARYYSYSMSALKPMVPEQSKGMKNIIAHGAVYFTVLLAILPQCVVIFTSFLATRGGQVFTSGFSLNSYRDILFNKDTSVIFNTYLIGIAAILIIVVCGIMISYLTVRKRNALTSTLDTISMFPFIIPGSVLGIAFLFAFSQSPLLLSGTMFIMIMAFAIRRMPYTIRSSTAIISQISPSIEEAAISLGASETKAFTRVIVPMMMPGVIAGAIMSWITVISELSASIILYTSKTQTLTVSVYTEVIRGNYGNASAYSTLLTLTSILSLFLFFKLTGKKDISV
- a CDS encoding response regulator transcription factor; translated protein: MYKVLIVEDEDIIRNGLTYMVDWPKLNCIVVGRAEDGIEGVAKIKELQPDIVITDVRMPFQDGIQMLKQSKAEHDYEAIIISGYSEFEYARQAISLSVSEYLLKPIDFDKLHAAMVKLIAKIQLKRQRQNEKKSFEERHFYNELLDIQYLEVRHNKTKYVDSMIEYIKHHYSQKISINDLSASLQISTVYLYSKFKEETSYTFNDFLNRYRMIKAIELLKQGDLLIYEIAERVGFQEYKYFSQVFKKYIGHSPTSFLEQSM
- a CDS encoding cache domain-containing sensor histidine kinase encodes the protein MRWMTRSLHRKLSILLIACIIIPVLLLGYVSYRTAWSISEEKSKQASLNTLRQISAILETIAQDVENMSIFLIGQHDVQQYLAKDRASANDYLRMVGFLTNLAFSKSYIADIRIIPLNGNPELSNTTVLSSHLFGQAPSDEAYWEEHPVWWSPPTLSDTTLGQKRIVSLVRPIRNMNNFDKLGMLSIGIDGDALAERLREAAVDGGGSLFLLDADGNIVAANADRDAAEQWSVKLRSLAGQEAPAGAARFSEMGEGSDRHIVVSMSVPIAPWSVYALIPYQTFSAQNSYLLQFTAVTVAIVIAVIAAVAAYVVKRVTKPIIRLARSIGAVQPERPFRPLPQTSSDEIGMLVHSYNQLSDNIRSLTEQVKENEARKKEADLLALQAQIHPHFLYNTLSSVQWMAYMEGNSRIANLVGALGDFLRFSLNRGLETCSLEQETEHVANYLEIQSVRYPGRFDYRIHLPEELKECTMLKVLLQPLVENAITHGLLPAYPASGGRLLIEIVMVDSGRVRFTVQDNGGGLGPEELERVRERLSAPEPAAANAEASRSGGSGYGLFNVQRRLLLHYGTGAELHIESQPGEGTAVSFSIPVGRSTR
- a CDS encoding ABC transporter ATP-binding protein, which gives rise to MSVGIQVDNVVKRFEDRTIIDGLSLNIKQGELFTLLGPSGCGKTTLLRMIIGFHSIDDGVITIDNQVINDIPVNKRNMGMVFQNYAIFPHMSVKDNVAFGLKNRKLPKAEIENRIQDILNVVKIEEYKDRMPDKLSGGQQQRVALARALVIHPQVLLMDEPLSNLDAKLRIEMRNAIKSIQQRVGITTVYVTHDQEEALAISDRIAVMNGGVIQQIGTPKQIYERPANVFVSKFIGTSNLIKAKVEIEDGQKWINFGNRYRESMHNLSDHLADGTQVFVSVRPQEFVIGSDQQGLRAVVQSSMFLGVNTHYFAELADGETVEVIQDADISDIIANGSEIYLRVKANKINIFDIEKQESLIKAGGEYGGK